One window of Bifidobacterium pseudocatenulatum DSM 20438 = JCM 1200 = LMG 10505 genomic DNA carries:
- a CDS encoding antitoxin VbhA family protein gives MFGTISESEMRRRTENVGLSVQSVRLEGGDVTRAFIRDAGEYARGSIGSAELLSRTRRRYGLE, from the coding sequence ATGTTCGGAACGATATCTGAATCCGAGATGCGCCGCCGCACGGAGAACGTCGGACTGTCGGTGCAGTCCGTGCGGCTGGAAGGCGGTGACGTGACGAGGGCCTTCATACGCGATGCCGGAGAATATGCGCGGGGGAGCATCGGCAGCGCCGAGCTTCTTTCCCGCACCCGTCGCCGTTACGGATTGGAGTGA
- a CDS encoding tyrosine-type recombinase/integrase, protein MANGDRKRRKWGCVVACKDADGRIVSWQARYQSPVNPRQRIYRRFGLEFQTEAYRWLDEEHALVIDHKKGIRRWTHPSARTMHGRVLFSSYATRFVADLRKKDGSELSGRSKRIQKAALDKLLPWFGETPMCDITEEFVNEWYAKACDEVRPSALEHAVWLLKRVMRAATERQPDGGPPLLSSNPCNLVTRKRPSKRREQAPMTRQEIDTLVEGFPEYYRLSIHLALLVGGLRIGEVCGLQLRDIDLDHRLLYVRHSVTQGPDDLGEYRLDETKTPESHRVVPIPAPVCRLIREHIDRFCPDRDPDTMLFHAVRHPERVLNPTTIQRQFRTARKRINREDVTFHSLRATHATMFMIQGGTLRETMDELGHVDVDVAVRCYQRVVPRHRRDVAERLALEYLPAGDPAGIKAQIAQKEEEIDQLRQTVAGLRRRLEELEDDGDGRSQSG, encoded by the coding sequence ATGGCCAATGGAGACAGGAAAAGACGAAAATGGGGATGCGTCGTCGCCTGCAAAGACGCGGACGGAAGGATCGTCTCCTGGCAGGCCCGATACCAGAGTCCCGTCAATCCCAGGCAAAGAATCTACCGCCGATTCGGATTGGAATTCCAGACCGAGGCGTACCGCTGGCTCGACGAGGAGCACGCGCTCGTCATCGACCATAAAAAGGGGATCCGCAGGTGGACGCATCCGTCGGCGAGGACGATGCACGGCAGGGTCCTGTTCTCCTCATACGCGACGCGTTTCGTCGCCGACCTGCGGAAGAAGGACGGGTCGGAGCTGAGCGGCAGAAGCAAGCGGATCCAGAAGGCGGCGTTGGACAAACTGCTCCCCTGGTTCGGCGAGACGCCCATGTGCGACATCACCGAGGAATTCGTCAACGAATGGTACGCGAAGGCATGCGACGAGGTACGTCCCTCCGCGCTCGAGCACGCGGTCTGGCTGCTCAAGCGCGTGATGAGGGCCGCGACCGAGCGGCAGCCGGACGGGGGTCCGCCGCTATTGTCCTCGAATCCATGCAATCTCGTCACGAGGAAGAGACCGTCCAAAAGACGCGAGCAGGCGCCGATGACCAGGCAGGAGATCGACACGCTGGTCGAGGGCTTCCCGGAATACTACCGTCTGTCGATCCATCTCGCGCTGCTGGTGGGCGGGCTGCGCATCGGAGAGGTCTGCGGACTGCAACTCAGGGACATCGACCTCGACCACAGGCTGCTGTATGTGCGGCATTCCGTGACGCAGGGTCCGGACGATCTGGGCGAATACCGGCTCGACGAGACGAAGACCCCGGAAAGCCACCGAGTCGTGCCCATCCCCGCCCCGGTCTGCCGTCTCATCAGGGAACATATCGACAGGTTCTGTCCCGACAGGGATCCCGACACGATGCTCTTCCACGCGGTCAGGCACCCGGAACGGGTCCTGAACCCGACGACGATCCAACGGCAGTTCCGCACCGCGAGGAAAAGAATCAACCGCGAGGACGTGACGTTCCACTCCCTGCGCGCGACGCACGCGACGATGTTCATGATCCAGGGCGGCACGCTGCGCGAGACCATGGACGAGCTCGGCCATGTGGATGTCGACGTGGCCGTCCGATGCTACCAACGCGTGGTGCCGAGGCACAGGCGCGACGTCGCCGAACGACTGGCGCTCGAATATCTCCCCGCCGGGGATCCGGCCGGCATCAAGGCGCAGATAGCCCAGAAGGAAGAGGAAATCGACCAGCTGCGGCAGACCGTCGCCGGACTCCGGAGAAGACTGGAAGAGCTCGAAGACGACGGAGACGGGCGGAGCCAGTCCGGATAA
- a CDS encoding Fic family protein, translating to MANPELSQRIQELPEELLGLERELGIVERLRRIDALKDRARALDPLDGVEGMALADYDRDWLVRYTYNSNAIEGSTLTLEDTSLVLEGEFVPSDSPARYVFAARGVADGMAYVREYAREGRRLDEELVRRVHEVTALDLQPFARGTFRPYGYLARITATRVKTADPLEIRDDLRALIDGLDASGAHPLLRAAGFHAMFENIHPFMDGNGRTGRQLLNFMLLKHGYRPVAIKYDAKRDYARSLETWQVDGDPVAFCFVFLDCVEQEEHAFIELVEGLRRKPDAIRSKTDLLDRFGDTLRQNLARQDGDGKSAGIDHEGPGCHMSH from the coding sequence ATGGCCAATCCCGAGCTATCGCAGCGCATACAGGAACTGCCCGAGGAACTGCTCGGCCTTGAACGCGAGCTGGGAATCGTCGAACGCCTGCGACGAATCGACGCGCTGAAGGACCGTGCCCGCGCACTGGACCCCCTGGACGGCGTCGAGGGCATGGCGCTGGCGGATTACGACCGCGACTGGCTGGTGCGCTACACCTACAATTCGAACGCCATCGAGGGATCCACGCTGACCTTGGAGGACACGTCCCTGGTTTTGGAGGGCGAGTTCGTCCCGTCGGATTCGCCGGCGCGGTACGTGTTCGCGGCGCGCGGTGTCGCGGATGGCATGGCCTACGTGCGCGAATACGCCCGGGAGGGGAGGAGACTGGATGAGGAACTGGTCCGGCGCGTCCATGAGGTGACTGCGCTGGACCTGCAGCCGTTCGCCCGTGGCACGTTCCGCCCCTACGGTTATCTGGCGAGGATCACCGCGACCCGCGTCAAGACCGCCGATCCGTTGGAGATCCGCGACGACCTGCGGGCCCTGATCGACGGGCTGGACGCGAGCGGCGCTCATCCGCTGCTCAGGGCCGCCGGCTTCCATGCGATGTTCGAGAATATTCATCCGTTCATGGACGGCAACGGGCGGACCGGCCGCCAGCTGCTCAATTTCATGCTGCTGAAGCACGGCTATCGTCCCGTGGCGATCAAGTATGACGCCAAGCGCGACTATGCCCGCAGTCTGGAGACCTGGCAGGTGGACGGCGATCCCGTGGCGTTCTGTTTCGTGTTCCTCGACTGCGTGGAACAGGAGGAACACGCGTTCATCGAACTGGTCGAGGGATTGCGTCGGAAGCCGGACGCCATTCGCAGCAAAACGGATCTGTTGGACAGGTTCGGCGACACGCTGCGGCAGAACCTTGCCCGGCAAGACGGGGATGGCAAGAGTGCCGGAATTGATCACGAGGGTCCTGGGTGCCATATGAGCCATTAG
- a CDS encoding Abi family protein gives MTAGDDRYGTGARFDDLYALFLFDRELRELLFSAITRAEAALKAVCAHEFTRLHPDEVNPYLNPDYYDSRRRPSAVALIDKVFKRILELDGNPRNRGDYGGKAYIRHCMEDHNGQVPLWVLANHLSFGQTVWFFQVQSPAVRLAVAESFTGLYADTHDGPRRITIKRLDSIFNRLVFYRNLCAHDERCYCARYDGRANENVYQAIGDLGYLLDKDDYLELFGRFSALVARATSAMPSRRQAILSAMGVRERELADRAEIILRS, from the coding sequence CTGACCGCTGGTGATGACCGGTACGGGACGGGCGCGCGTTTCGATGATCTGTACGCCCTGTTCCTGTTCGACCGTGAGTTGCGTGAACTGTTGTTTTCCGCCATCACACGGGCGGAGGCCGCGCTCAAGGCAGTATGCGCGCATGAGTTCACCAGGCTGCACCCCGACGAGGTCAACCCGTATCTCAATCCCGACTATTATGATTCCAGGCGCCGTCCGAGCGCCGTGGCGTTGATCGACAAGGTCTTCAAGCGGATACTTGAGTTGGACGGCAACCCGCGCAACAGGGGCGACTATGGCGGCAAGGCGTATATCCGCCATTGCATGGAAGACCACAACGGCCAGGTCCCGTTGTGGGTGCTGGCCAACCATCTTTCTTTCGGCCAGACGGTATGGTTCTTCCAAGTCCAGTCCCCGGCCGTCCGATTGGCGGTCGCCGAAAGTTTCACCGGTTTGTATGCGGACACGCACGACGGGCCGCGGCGTATCACCATCAAGCGGTTGGACAGCATCTTCAACAGACTGGTGTTCTACCGCAACCTGTGCGCGCATGACGAGCGCTGCTATTGTGCCCGGTACGATGGGCGCGCTAACGAGAACGTGTACCAGGCCATCGGTGATCTTGGCTATTTGCTTGACAAGGACGATTACTTGGAATTGTTCGGTCGCTTCTCCGCATTGGTCGCACGGGCGACCTCCGCCATGCCGTCGCGGAGACAAGCGATCCTGTCTGCTATGGGCGTGCGCGAACGGGAACTGGCCGACAGGGCGGAAATCATACTGCGCAGCTGA
- a CDS encoding X2-like carbohydrate binding domain-containing protein: MVNHHKMINAAIATLATCAMLLPVVGSANANESSNTTVLGAGYTATKISHPNAGLGEDDGIVNVLNGESIDDLTQGLPERGQNYSWASAGYGDWMYVGTCYSAMGSTLKYMANTMGTKYASIKAALDVAFNGELFLDNGENHSLLLKINVKTGEVKIIVNAIGGEHAVNGYRAAVEFHDKLYFAAAAKGQPYLLEVDPNSGDATEIVYRSAAMTTGLKKGYTAGIRGLTVVNNQLIASMITDNGATIVASSNPSAGQDSFATIATQTEGLYNYPACAVTDGVFGGCVWDMVGFKGNLYVTMVTGTAKNNKQSFALVRGTQDKETGKWTFKPLVGDPADGAKYEWGFGASRSGAANMVVYKGHLYIGGYNDPMNALEKAMQMDFSDLYKDLESPVNLWRMDVDEDGNENFEMLAGEANNKYFGDSKGTIDGNTMLSGLGDSDEQSRHLNQYVWRMQSYNGKLYVGTFDISDLAYPATQFANGDILKRTPEEWKKQIEYIKIFFDSLKKNDQNGTSGTIDTDSQEASKPSESESQETTKPSDDDIMPLNEGEASESDQAAQAVEEAGKTDEVAADVATMQQLLEDMGADLNSKQTDVVSPDGVAPQAAETYTLDDRYQFLASLQRLLDLYNKNKQYLPEFITNELDKWLTEENLENFIDFVGVLSYLHYSNDETRGFDLIVSSDGTNFQTISRNGFGDNNNHGLRVFAVTDSGLAIGTANPYHGTQVWLLNDGEIKNAELTNGDAFDYDKYDSDKKSANANGLTVGINPNGNTVEDVQYDYQSLTAGTDYTVADDGSIVLSSAFLNGRETGSTGSVVVFYNQGARVRFTVTIKDSTPNAPKKDDDKQNTKPAAHKKANTANTGSNVIGVVVVVAVLVVAAGALFVFKRKRS; this comes from the coding sequence ATGGTCAACCACCATAAAATGATTAATGCTGCAATCGCAACGCTTGCGACTTGCGCCATGTTGCTGCCGGTAGTAGGCAGCGCCAATGCTAATGAATCCTCGAATACCACCGTACTTGGTGCCGGCTATACGGCCACCAAGATTTCGCACCCCAATGCAGGGCTGGGCGAAGACGACGGTATCGTAAACGTTTTGAACGGTGAATCCATTGATGATCTCACGCAGGGTTTGCCCGAGCGTGGTCAGAACTATTCATGGGCTTCGGCCGGCTACGGCGACTGGATGTATGTGGGCACCTGCTATTCCGCAATGGGTTCCACGCTGAAATACATGGCTAACACCATGGGCACCAAGTATGCCAGCATCAAGGCCGCTTTGGATGTTGCGTTCAACGGCGAGCTGTTCCTCGACAATGGCGAGAACCACAGCTTGCTGCTCAAGATCAACGTCAAGACCGGTGAAGTGAAGATCATCGTCAATGCGATTGGCGGAGAGCATGCGGTCAACGGCTATCGTGCAGCCGTTGAATTCCATGACAAGCTGTACTTTGCTGCCGCCGCAAAGGGTCAGCCGTACCTGCTGGAAGTTGATCCGAACAGTGGTGATGCCACTGAAATCGTGTATCGTTCCGCTGCCATGACCACTGGTCTGAAGAAGGGCTACACTGCTGGTATCCGTGGTTTGACCGTGGTCAACAATCAGCTTATCGCCAGCATGATCACCGATAACGGTGCCACTATTGTGGCTTCTTCCAACCCGTCAGCAGGCCAGGATTCTTTCGCCACTATCGCTACCCAGACCGAGGGCCTGTACAACTATCCGGCATGCGCTGTAACTGATGGAGTGTTCGGTGGATGCGTGTGGGATATGGTCGGCTTCAAGGGCAATCTCTATGTCACTATGGTGACTGGAACCGCGAAGAACAACAAGCAATCCTTCGCACTCGTGCGCGGCACGCAAGATAAGGAAACCGGCAAGTGGACCTTCAAGCCGCTGGTCGGCGATCCGGCAGACGGCGCCAAGTACGAGTGGGGTTTCGGAGCGAGTCGTTCCGGCGCAGCCAACATGGTGGTATACAAGGGCCACCTGTACATCGGCGGCTACAACGATCCGATGAACGCTTTGGAGAAGGCCATGCAGATGGATTTCTCCGACCTGTACAAGGATCTGGAGAGCCCGGTCAACCTGTGGCGTATGGATGTTGACGAAGACGGCAACGAAAACTTCGAAATGCTCGCCGGCGAAGCCAACAACAAGTACTTCGGCGATTCCAAAGGCACCATCGATGGCAATACCATGCTGTCCGGCTTGGGCGACAGCGACGAGCAGAGCCGTCACCTGAACCAGTATGTGTGGCGTATGCAGTCCTACAACGGCAAGCTGTACGTCGGCACCTTCGACATCAGTGATCTTGCATACCCGGCAACCCAGTTCGCCAACGGCGACATTCTGAAGCGTACTCCGGAAGAGTGGAAGAAGCAGATCGAATACATCAAGATCTTCTTCGACTCTCTGAAGAAGAATGACCAGAACGGCACTTCCGGTACTATCGACACGGACTCTCAGGAAGCCTCCAAGCCTTCCGAGTCCGAATCTCAGGAAACCACCAAGCCGAGCGATGATGACATCATGCCGTTGAACGAAGGCGAAGCATCTGAGAGCGATCAAGCTGCACAGGCAGTTGAAGAAGCCGGCAAGACCGACGAAGTGGCCGCTGACGTGGCTACCATGCAGCAGCTGCTGGAGGACATGGGCGCTGATCTCAACTCCAAGCAGACCGACGTGGTCTCCCCTGACGGTGTCGCTCCGCAGGCCGCTGAAACCTACACGCTCGACGATCGTTACCAGTTCCTCGCATCCCTGCAGCGGCTGCTCGACCTGTACAACAAGAACAAGCAGTATCTGCCGGAATTCATTACCAACGAGCTCGACAAGTGGCTTACCGAAGAGAATCTGGAGAACTTCATCGACTTCGTGGGCGTGCTCAGCTACCTGCATTACTCCAACGATGAGACTCGTGGCTTTGACCTGATCGTCTCCTCCGATGGCACGAACTTCCAGACCATCAGCCGTAACGGTTTCGGAGATAACAACAACCACGGTCTACGCGTGTTCGCCGTCACCGATTCCGGTCTGGCAATTGGCACCGCAAACCCGTACCATGGCACTCAGGTGTGGCTGCTGAATGATGGTGAAATCAAGAATGCTGAGCTGACGAATGGCGATGCATTCGACTACGACAAGTATGATAGCGATAAGAAGAGCGCCAACGCCAACGGTCTGACCGTTGGCATCAACCCCAATGGCAATACCGTGGAAGACGTGCAGTACGACTACCAGTCACTGACCGCCGGCACGGATTACACCGTGGCCGATGACGGTTCCATCGTGTTGAGCAGCGCATTCCTCAATGGTCGCGAAACCGGCAGCACCGGTTCTGTGGTGGTGTTCTACAACCAGGGTGCACGCGTGCGTTTCACTGTGACTATCAAGGACAGCACTCCGAACGCACCGAAGAAGGATGATGACAAGCAGAATACGAAGCCTGCCGCACACAAGAAGGCAAACACTGCCAACACCGGTTCCAACGTAATCGGCGTTGTTGTGGTGGTCGCTGTTCTGGTTGTCGCAGCAGGGGCATTGTTCGTGTTCAAGCGCAAGCGTTCCTGA
- a CDS encoding MATE family efflux transporter: MTTSTSQNTHETDTANNASCTTISTILTLAIPTFGQLIAEPAFVLIDTAIVGHIGGQALAGLSVGSTIVLTVVGLCVFLAYSTTSQVGRLLGAGKRREGLEAGVDGLWLAGIIGVVVSVALFVIARPLCMAMGAQGSVLHNAVDYVRAVVFGIPGMLLVYAANGIFRGLQKVRITLVAATLGAILNTLLDLLFILGFGWGVFGSGVATLISQWFMAVLLIVPAMLWTRAEGARLRPRLSGVLNSAGDGAVLFLRTLALRACLVANVVLATHMGVEVLAAYQVVNSSWNFVLNMLDAIGIAGQTLVAAQIGARQEDEAMRLTRIAGRAGLCGGTVIGIGLMIAGWCASPLFSQSIEIQHLLTVGMVVVGVTLPLAGWMWAVDGILIGAGDYRYLALTCTATAAIYVPCLAAIGWICDAMQASSALRMALLWLAVNLLFVGLRAIFNGSRIGTSTWLHIAH; this comes from the coding sequence ATGACCACATCAACTTCGCAGAATACTCACGAAACAGATACCGCAAACAACGCATCATGCACCACCATCAGCACCATTCTCACACTGGCCATACCAACGTTCGGGCAACTTATCGCCGAACCAGCATTCGTGCTCATCGACACCGCCATCGTCGGACATATTGGCGGGCAGGCGCTCGCCGGTCTGTCGGTCGGGTCAACCATTGTGCTCACTGTAGTGGGGCTATGTGTGTTCCTTGCGTATAGCACCACATCGCAGGTGGGGCGTCTTTTGGGCGCTGGCAAACGAAGAGAAGGCTTGGAAGCAGGCGTTGATGGTCTGTGGCTGGCTGGAATCATTGGCGTGGTGGTGTCTGTGGCGCTGTTCGTTATTGCACGCCCGTTGTGCATGGCCATGGGAGCCCAAGGGAGTGTGCTGCATAACGCGGTTGACTACGTGCGTGCCGTGGTGTTCGGTATTCCCGGCATGTTGCTGGTGTATGCGGCCAACGGTATTTTCCGCGGACTGCAGAAGGTTCGCATCACGTTGGTAGCTGCTACGCTGGGTGCGATACTCAATACGTTGCTGGATCTGCTGTTTATTCTCGGATTCGGTTGGGGTGTGTTTGGGTCTGGAGTGGCCACGCTGATTTCGCAATGGTTCATGGCAGTGTTGCTTATTGTTCCTGCGATGTTGTGGACTCGTGCGGAAGGTGCCCGTTTACGGCCGCGTTTGTCAGGAGTGTTGAACAGTGCTGGCGATGGTGCGGTGTTGTTCTTGCGCACGCTTGCGTTGCGTGCATGCCTGGTGGCGAATGTGGTGCTGGCTACGCATATGGGCGTGGAAGTGTTGGCTGCGTATCAGGTGGTGAATTCCAGTTGGAATTTCGTGTTGAACATGCTTGATGCCATTGGTATTGCCGGTCAGACGTTGGTTGCCGCGCAGATTGGTGCCCGTCAAGAGGATGAAGCCATGCGTTTGACGAGAATCGCTGGCAGGGCAGGATTATGCGGAGGAACGGTAATCGGTATTGGTTTGATGATTGCCGGATGGTGTGCGTCCCCGCTGTTTTCTCAGTCGATTGAGATCCAGCATTTGCTCACTGTCGGTATGGTGGTTGTTGGCGTGACATTGCCGTTGGCTGGTTGGATGTGGGCTGTTGATGGCATTCTGATTGGGGCAGGGGATTACCGTTATCTTGCATTGACGTGTACGGCGACGGCTGCAATATATGTACCCTGTCTTGCTGCGATTGGTTGGATATGCGATGCGATGCAGGCGTCTTCCGCGCTGCGTATGGCATTGCTGTGGCTTGCGGTGAATCTGTTATTTGTAGGATTGCGTGCCATTTTCAATGGGTCCCGTATCGGAACTTCCACATGGTTGCATATCGCACATTGA
- a CDS encoding Fic/DOC family protein — protein MARVFDPYLIPGTNVLRNLVGATDKDALAAAENDLCSARAAILRENLPPAEGTLEQLRRIHRFLFQDVYDWAGEIRTIDMGKGEGLPFQPLELFSIGVRYSEGVLRGDDLFKGLGHEEFVKRLSVSYNNFNILHPFREGNGRTQRIFWEIIAREAGWHFDWGLIDKRTNDQASIAGMQRNDLRPLEDMFRRIVKPLSEPLTMSNDLAHLGEYAQPANKAYDMSPAQRQHVCEHYSYQRAIVPPGQEKPKLRHRSR, from the coding sequence ATGGCGCGTGTCTTCGATCCCTACCTGATTCCAGGAACGAACGTGCTGCGGAACCTTGTGGGCGCCACGGACAAGGATGCGCTGGCGGCTGCGGAGAACGATCTCTGCTCCGCCCGCGCCGCCATTCTGAGAGAGAATCTCCCACCTGCGGAGGGGACGCTGGAACAGCTTCGCCGTATACACCGGTTCCTCTTCCAGGACGTGTACGACTGGGCGGGGGAGATACGAACCATCGACATGGGCAAGGGCGAGGGGCTTCCCTTCCAACCGTTGGAGCTGTTTAGCATAGGGGTTCGCTACTCCGAGGGGGTGCTTCGCGGTGACGATCTTTTCAAAGGCCTCGGTCATGAAGAATTCGTGAAGCGTCTGAGCGTCAGCTACAACAACTTCAACATCCTTCACCCGTTCCGTGAGGGCAACGGGCGGACGCAACGCATTTTCTGGGAGATCATCGCGCGCGAGGCCGGCTGGCATTTTGATTGGGGACTCATCGACAAAAGGACGAACGATCAAGCCTCGATCGCGGGGATGCAACGAAACGACCTGCGTCCCCTTGAGGATATGTTCAGGAGAATCGTCAAGCCGTTGTCAGAACCGTTGACCATGTCGAATGATCTGGCCCATCTTGGTGAGTATGCGCAACCGGCGAACAAGGCATACGACATGTCTCCCGCACAGAGACAACATGTGTGCGAGCATTACTCCTATCAGCGTGCCATCGTTCCTCCAGGGCAGGAAAAGCCGAAACTCAGGCATAGGTCGAGATGA
- a CDS encoding helix-turn-helix domain-containing protein, producing the protein MTEEDWSETKAWMRATRERIGMTQHDAAVLANLTVDMVKKYESEKYRIQPSERMREMLEHYLAEHRRAVAAIVERHRGDERAVLSFSRVSDLPEGLPDWVRAEESVKRRAAAVREAAVLLEAEGVAVDYTYLSEETE; encoded by the coding sequence ATGACGGAAGAGGATTGGAGCGAGACCAAGGCGTGGATGCGCGCGACGCGCGAACGCATCGGCATGACCCAGCACGACGCGGCCGTGCTCGCGAACCTCACCGTGGACATGGTCAAGAAATACGAGTCGGAGAAATACCGGATCCAACCCTCGGAAAGGATGCGGGAGATGCTCGAACACTATCTCGCCGAGCACAGGCGCGCCGTCGCGGCCATCGTGGAACGGCACAGGGGAGATGAGCGGGCCGTGCTCTCGTTCTCCCGCGTCTCCGACCTGCCCGAGGGGCTGCCCGACTGGGTCCGGGCCGAGGAATCCGTGAAGCGCCGCGCCGCCGCCGTGCGCGAGGCCGCCGTGCTGCTTGAGGCGGAGGGCGTCGCCGTCGACTACACCTATCTGTCCGAAGAAACGGAATAG
- a CDS encoding IS3 family transposase, whose protein sequence is MLAGRGHRLDHLLRIAGLARSTYYHHLSHPERVTRADLEPLVGEIWGRTPNGCGHRQIRMCLVHEFGRKVSAKSVPGVMRRMGLRCAIRSRNPWRRYSSYRGETGDHVHNLLERDFDSARPFSKLGTDVTEFKVAGGKAYLAPVYDMASKEIVAWDVSRSPDLGQQRRLLAGAEPILHSDMGWQYQHRWWRDELERLGIRQSMSRKGNCLDNAATEQVFGHLKDEFYRGREFDSYERFKRELDAYIIHWNTRRRQIRLEGHTPEEFRSMSLAG, encoded by the coding sequence CTGCTCGCAGGGCGGGGACACCGGCTCGACCACCTCCTGAGGATAGCGGGACTGGCCAGATCCACGTACTACCATCACCTGTCGCATCCGGAGCGTGTGACGCGGGCCGATCTCGAGCCATTGGTCGGCGAGATCTGGGGACGCACGCCGAACGGATGCGGCCACCGACAGATACGCATGTGCCTGGTCCACGAGTTCGGACGGAAGGTGTCGGCCAAGAGCGTGCCTGGGGTCATGCGGCGCATGGGACTGAGATGCGCCATCCGCTCCAGGAACCCGTGGAGGAGGTACAGCTCGTACAGGGGCGAGACGGGCGATCACGTGCATAACCTGCTCGAACGCGACTTCGACTCGGCCCGTCCGTTCTCCAAGCTCGGGACCGACGTCACCGAGTTCAAGGTCGCGGGCGGCAAGGCGTACCTCGCTCCCGTGTACGACATGGCCAGCAAGGAGATCGTGGCCTGGGACGTGAGCCGCAGTCCGGACCTCGGGCAGCAGAGGCGCCTGCTCGCCGGCGCGGAGCCAATCCTGCACTCGGACATGGGATGGCAGTACCAGCACCGATGGTGGAGGGACGAGCTCGAACGCCTCGGCATCCGCCAGTCCATGAGCCGCAAGGGCAACTGCCTGGACAACGCCGCTACCGAGCAGGTGTTCGGCCACTTGAAGGACGAGTTCTACCGAGGCCGGGAGTTCGACTCGTACGAGCGGTTCAAGCGCGAACTGGACGCCTACATCATCCATTGGAACACCAGACGGCGTCAGATACGACTCGAGGGACACACCCCGGAGGAGTTCCGGAGCATGTCCCTCGCGGGCTAG